One window from the genome of Dioscorea cayenensis subsp. rotundata cultivar TDr96_F1 chromosome 3, TDr96_F1_v2_PseudoChromosome.rev07_lg8_w22 25.fasta, whole genome shotgun sequence encodes:
- the LOC120250373 gene encoding uncharacterized protein LOC120250373, protein MVVKLQSLQQGFENLCIIGNEGILDYVTHVGELVNQMRVFSDIVSEAMMVGKVLRSMGARYNHIVIVIEDSRDITKLTLDELTGSLSSYKACLISQSNQGDEKVLHVINELSLLKEVDRNPSRGRGKG, encoded by the coding sequence ATGGTGGTGAAGCTTCAATCATTACAACAGGGCTTTGAGAACCTTTGCATCATAGGCAATGAGGGTATTCTGGATTATGTGACTCATGTCGGAGAGTTGGTGAATCAAATGAGGGTGTTCAGTGATATTGTTTCTGAAGCTATGATGGTTGGGAAAGTTCTAAGAAGTAtgggagctagatacaatcacaTAGTTATTGTAATTGAGGATTCGAGGGACATCACCAAGCTCACATTAGATGAGCTCACAGGGTCGCTGTCTTCTTACAAAGCATGCTTGATTAGCCAGTCTAATCAAGGGGATGAAAAGGTCCTTCATGTAATAAATGAACTATCTTTATTGAAGGAAGTGGACAGGAATCCATCTAGAGGTCGAGGAAAAGGTTAG